A genome region from Hydrogenoanaerobacterium saccharovorans includes the following:
- a CDS encoding DAK2 domain-containing protein gives MIEGSQLRDAFISAAHNIENQKQAVDALNVFPVPDGDTGTNMSMTITAAARELSTLENNTTVAEASQTAASALLRGARGNSGVILSLLFRGFSKGLAGKQSADGSDFANALTKGVEAAYKAVMKPTEGTILTVARYAAERAKVVCKKDNDPVFVWSEIIDAAKDALDKTPEMLPVLKKAGVVDAGGKGLLVIFEGMMSVFRDNVIIQNTAAEQKIAVSWDESSRDAAAEYEGEDITFTYCTEFIVVKKEDAEDALKLRAFLESIGDSAVVVDDDEIIKCHVHTDNPGTAMQEGLKFGYLINMKIDNMREQFEKKKQAKQKKELAPEYVPVDPDRKYGFVAVAAGEGIQNIFKELGADNIVSGGQTMNPSTEDILTAIHATPAKTVFVLPNNKNIIMAAEQAIKLADRKVCVLQTRTVPQGMTAMLNFDPEADSNQNQMTMTDAYEKVTTGSVTFAARDSDFDGHDIKKGEILALENGKLAFVSNDLIKATVKLTKGMLKKDTAFVSVYYGSDVTEEQAAEVEQAIRAKLPEDVELTMLCGGQPVYYFIIAVE, from the coding sequence GTGATAGAAGGATCACAATTGCGTGATGCGTTTATATCTGCGGCGCATAATATAGAAAACCAAAAACAGGCTGTTGATGCTCTGAACGTTTTTCCGGTGCCGGATGGAGACACCGGTACGAATATGTCAATGACCATTACGGCGGCCGCCCGTGAACTTAGTACATTAGAAAACAACACCACGGTTGCCGAGGCTTCGCAGACAGCAGCATCTGCTTTGCTGCGCGGTGCACGCGGTAACTCGGGTGTTATATTGTCGCTGCTGTTCCGCGGCTTTTCCAAGGGGCTTGCAGGCAAGCAAAGTGCCGACGGAAGCGACTTTGCCAATGCCCTTACAAAGGGTGTGGAGGCTGCTTATAAAGCAGTTATGAAGCCAACCGAGGGTACCATCCTCACGGTTGCGCGTTATGCAGCCGAACGTGCAAAAGTAGTTTGCAAAAAAGACAACGACCCTGTGTTTGTATGGAGTGAAATTATTGATGCTGCAAAAGACGCGCTCGATAAAACCCCCGAGATGCTGCCGGTGCTGAAAAAAGCCGGTGTGGTAGATGCAGGCGGAAAAGGTTTGCTTGTGATCTTTGAAGGCATGATGAGCGTTTTCCGTGATAATGTCATCATTCAAAACACTGCTGCAGAGCAGAAGATTGCCGTTTCATGGGACGAAAGCAGCAGAGATGCGGCTGCAGAGTATGAAGGCGAGGATATCACCTTTACATACTGCACCGAATTTATCGTGGTTAAAAAAGAGGACGCTGAAGATGCTTTAAAACTGCGTGCTTTTCTGGAATCGATTGGTGACAGTGCGGTAGTTGTTGACGATGATGAAATCATCAAATGTCATGTCCATACCGATAACCCCGGTACCGCGATGCAGGAGGGGTTAAAATTCGGCTACCTTATCAACATGAAAATTGATAACATGCGCGAGCAGTTTGAAAAGAAAAAACAAGCGAAGCAGAAAAAAGAGCTGGCACCCGAGTATGTTCCTGTTGACCCCGACCGTAAATACGGATTTGTTGCGGTAGCTGCAGGCGAGGGCATTCAAAATATCTTTAAAGAGTTGGGTGCAGACAATATCGTCAGCGGCGGGCAAACAATGAACCCATCTACCGAAGACATTCTTACAGCAATTCATGCTACTCCTGCAAAAACGGTATTTGTATTGCCGAACAATAAAAATATTATTATGGCTGCGGAACAAGCCATCAAGCTTGCAGACAGAAAAGTTTGTGTTCTGCAAACACGCACCGTACCGCAGGGTATGACGGCTATGCTTAACTTTGACCCTGAAGCGGATTCAAACCAAAACCAAATGACCATGACGGATGCGTATGAAAAAGTGACAACCGGTTCGGTTACCTTTGCTGCGCGTGATTCCGATTTTGATGGACACGATATCAAAAAAGGTGAGATTTTAGCGCTTGAAAACGGCAAACTTGCATTTGTAAGCAATGATCTTATCAAAGCAACCGTAAAGCTGACAAAAGGCATGCTGAAAAAAGATACCGCTTTTGTGAGCGTATACTATGGCAGCGATGTTACCGAAGAGCAGGCGGCAGAGGTAGAGCAAGCCATTCGCGCAAAACTGCCTGAAGATGTTGAACTGACCATGCTTTGCGGAGGGCAGCCTGTTTACTATTTCATTATTGCAGTAGAATAA
- a CDS encoding type III pantothenate kinase, translating into MILAIDIGNSNIVIGGYEKNKLLFVSRISTDTTRTEFEYAVVIKDILELYNYNKDKIEGAIISSVVPMLSSVLKNAVRLVKPVHILSVGPGIKTGINIKIDNPGQLGADLLSTAVGAMEKYPLPAIIIDLGTATKLSVVDKEKGFRGGAIMPGVMIALDALSSKTAQLPQISLDDEVKHPIGTNTIDCMKSGVVLGAASMIDGMIQRYKAALGEEATVIACGGLVNAILPYCTCEIIRDDNLLLDGLYALYKKNIN; encoded by the coding sequence ATGATTTTAGCCATTGATATCGGCAACTCGAACATAGTAATCGGCGGATACGAAAAAAATAAACTGTTGTTTGTATCCCGCATCAGCACCGATACTACTCGTACCGAGTTTGAATATGCCGTGGTTATCAAAGATATTTTGGAGCTTTACAACTATAATAAGGATAAAATCGAAGGTGCCATTATTTCATCGGTGGTACCTATGCTGTCATCTGTGCTTAAAAATGCAGTTCGTTTAGTAAAACCGGTGCACATTTTATCGGTGGGGCCGGGTATTAAAACAGGAATCAACATTAAAATAGATAACCCTGGGCAACTGGGGGCAGATTTGCTTTCTACCGCCGTGGGTGCTATGGAAAAATACCCCTTGCCCGCCATTATTATCGACCTTGGTACAGCCACAAAACTTTCGGTAGTGGATAAGGAAAAGGGCTTTCGCGGCGGCGCGATTATGCCGGGTGTGATGATTGCACTGGATGCACTTAGCAGCAAAACAGCCCAGTTGCCGCAGATAAGTTTGGATGATGAAGTGAAACACCCCATCGGTACGAATACCATCGACTGTATGAAATCGGGTGTTGTTCTTGGGGCTGCCAGTATGATTGATGGCATGATACAGCGTTACAAGGCTGCCCTTGGCGAAGAAGCCACAGTAATTGCATGCGGCGGTTTGGTAAATGCTATTTTACCGTACTGCACCTGCGAAATCATCCGGGATGATAACCTGTTGTTAGACGGTTTATATGCACTTTACAAAAAAAACATCAATTAA
- a CDS encoding ECF transporter S component, with product MSTNSAKIKKLTQLALLSAILFIMGFTPLGSIPFGGPIVATLAQIPVVIGAILMGTGAGAFLGAVFGFVSFLWFTMYAPPVAFVFSPFYSVNLAQGDALKAVWFAMCSLIICFVPRILIGIVSSKLYQKIYDKTGSVGKAAAVAGVCGSLTNTLLVLLGILVFFAEPYAAANGNQVIWAILGTSILVNGIPEAIVTPLITVAVVKPMKKIQDKAK from the coding sequence ATGTCAACAAACTCTGCAAAAATCAAAAAGCTGACGCAGCTTGCGCTGCTGTCGGCAATCCTGTTCATCATGGGGTTTACGCCGCTGGGGTCCATCCCGTTTGGAGGACCAATTGTGGCAACGTTAGCACAAATCCCCGTAGTAATCGGCGCAATTTTAATGGGAACAGGTGCGGGTGCATTTTTAGGCGCGGTATTCGGGTTTGTAAGCTTTTTATGGTTTACAATGTATGCTCCGCCGGTAGCATTCGTTTTTAGCCCGTTTTACAGTGTAAACCTTGCCCAGGGCGATGCCCTCAAAGCAGTTTGGTTTGCGATGTGCAGCTTGATTATCTGCTTTGTACCTAGAATTTTGATTGGCATTGTATCTTCAAAACTGTACCAGAAGATTTACGATAAAACAGGAAGTGTGGGCAAAGCGGCTGCGGTTGCAGGTGTTTGCGGTTCTCTCACCAACACATTGCTTGTTTTGCTCGGTATTCTCGTGTTTTTTGCCGAACCATACGCTGCGGCAAACGGCAATCAGGTAATTTGGGCAATTTTGGGCACATCCATTTTAGTTAATGGAATACCAGAAGCCATTGTTACACCGCTGATTACAGTAGCTGTGGTAAAACCAATGAAGAAGATTCAAGATAAAGCAAAATAA
- a CDS encoding pentapeptide repeat-containing protein, producing the protein MKLLKPVLSTHLQQNVDFFATMLCAQRDDTSIEHTHFVGCDVPNIRTEKLDFNDCLFENCCFTACLMPKSSFKDVIFRKCDFSNIDLTECFFQRVTFESCKLMGASFTDCSLNHTHFTNCNARYATLFRAMLKGVAFNGNDLSNCVMQEMTIRYATFSDCNLRSAELFRTPLKGVDLSSCNIEGIVLGGDELKGLIVNAMQACDLSRLLGLVIKE; encoded by the coding sequence ATGAAACTATTAAAACCGGTGTTATCGACACATTTACAGCAAAATGTCGATTTTTTTGCAACTATGCTCTGTGCCCAACGCGATGATACGAGCATCGAACATACCCATTTTGTTGGTTGCGATGTTCCAAATATTCGAACCGAAAAACTTGATTTTAACGACTGTTTGTTTGAAAACTGTTGTTTTACTGCTTGTCTGATGCCCAAAAGCTCTTTTAAAGATGTAATTTTTCGTAAATGCGATTTTTCAAACATCGACCTTACGGAATGTTTTTTTCAGCGTGTAACATTTGAAAGCTGCAAGCTGATGGGGGCAAGCTTTACCGATTGCAGCCTAAACCACACCCATTTTACAAACTGTAACGCCCGCTATGCCACGTTATTTCGCGCAATGCTGAAAGGCGTAGCGTTTAATGGCAATGATTTATCGAACTGCGTGATGCAGGAGATGACCATTCGCTACGCGACCTTTTCTGACTGCAACCTTCGTTCGGCAGAGTTGTTTCGTACCCCATTAAAAGGGGTAGATTTATCATCCTGTAATATTGAGGGCATTGTGCTTGGAGGCGATGAACTAAAAGGGCTGATTGTGAACGCCATGCAGGCATGCGATTTATCAAGGCTGTTGGGGTTAGTGATTAAAGAATAA